A region of Candidatus Nezhaarchaeota archaeon DNA encodes the following proteins:
- a CDS encoding PFL family protein, which produces MPIVIHPTEILETIEMIKYLKFDIRAVTLSISLMDCIDGNLESMMRKIERKLNDVLPNFVSVTSDVADRYQVPIVNKRVSVTPLSMLVEPYASTSLSEGRRALLELAKFMDSLMKIHGIDYVGGLSAHVARGSTPGDKVVLTSIAEALSQTEKLFSSINAAQTGIGINIDAILEVSKQIKELSERTPKGVGCAKLGVFANLPEDVPFMPGAHHGHNMPELALHVAISGPGVVEHAVKSRCQGMSLTEMLEEIKRVIFKITRVGELIGWEIANRIKVRLCTVDLSLAPTPTVGDSVADVIEAMGIESFGAPGTLTALMLLSEALRRGGSMAATNVGGLSGVMLPGSEDLGLSEAIKRGSVSLWALIASCAICSTGLDMVCIPGDTPAEVVAGLISDVLSIGVINGKSLGVRIIPVPGSKPGDEVDFGGLLGKSVILDVTSYSPKIFVARGGEIPHYKHRW; this is translated from the coding sequence ATGCCAATAGTCATTCACCCGACTGAGATCCTTGAGACTATAGAGATGATAAAGTACTTGAAGTTCGACATTAGAGCCGTTACCTTAAGCATTAGCTTGATGGACTGCATTGATGGTAACCTAGAGTCGATGATGAGGAAGATTGAGAGGAAGCTTAATGATGTCTTGCCCAACTTTGTAAGCGTGACCAGTGATGTGGCGGATAGGTATCAAGTGCCCATAGTCAATAAGAGGGTCTCAGTAACCCCTCTCAGCATGCTTGTTGAGCCTTACGCGTCCACTAGCTTGAGTGAAGGGAGGAGAGCCCTTCTTGAGCTAGCCAAGTTCATGGACTCACTGATGAAGATTCACGGGATAGACTACGTTGGTGGACTCTCAGCCCATGTTGCTAGAGGTTCAACCCCTGGTGATAAGGTGGTATTGACTTCCATAGCTGAGGCGCTATCGCAGACTGAGAAGCTATTCTCATCTATAAATGCTGCTCAGACCGGCATAGGGATTAACATTGACGCCATTCTTGAAGTTTCGAAGCAAATTAAGGAGCTAAGTGAGAGGACACCTAAAGGTGTTGGCTGCGCAAAATTGGGCGTGTTTGCGAACCTACCTGAGGATGTACCATTCATGCCAGGTGCTCACCATGGGCATAACATGCCTGAGCTAGCCCTCCACGTAGCCATAAGCGGTCCAGGTGTTGTAGAGCATGCAGTGAAGAGTAGGTGTCAGGGGATGAGCTTAACAGAGATGTTGGAGGAGATAAAGAGGGTCATATTTAAGATAACGAGGGTTGGTGAGCTTATTGGTTGGGAGATAGCTAATAGAATTAAGGTTAGGCTGTGCACCGTCGATCTGTCGCTAGCTCCAACACCGACAGTAGGAGATTCCGTGGCTGACGTAATTGAGGCTATGGGGATTGAGAGCTTTGGAGCACCAGGTACCTTAACTGCCTTAATGCTTCTAAGCGAGGCTTTAAGAAGAGGAGGGTCAATGGCTGCCACTAACGTTGGGGGGTTGAGTGGCGTAATGTTGCCGGGGAGTGAGGATCTTGGACTATCTGAAGCCATAAAGCGAGGTTCTGTGTCTCTATGGGCCTTGATAGCATCGTGTGCTATATGTTCAACAGGCCTCGACATGGTCTGCATACCTGGAGATACACCAGCAGAGGTCGTGGCTGGGTTGATATCCGATGTGCTATCAATAGGGGTTATAAACGGCAAGTCTCTAGGTGTTAGGATAATTCCAGTTCCAGGGTCGAAGCCTGGCGATGAAGTTGATTTTGGTGGACTCCTCGGTAAGAGCGTAATACTCGACGTTACCTCTTATTCACCGAAGATATTCGTTGCAAGAGGTGGTGAGATACCTCACTACAAGCATAGGTGGTGA
- a CDS encoding dCMP deaminase family protein, with the protein MSDGRPSWDEYFMRIAHDVASRSTCLRRKVGAILVKDKRILATGYNGAPKNLPHCIKCLREELGVPSGQRHELCRGVHAEQNAIIQAAVFGVSTKGATLYTTTFPCVICAKMLINAEISEIVYDSNYEDPEAAKLLGEARIKVRAFRLRSQ; encoded by the coding sequence ATGAGTGATGGGAGGCCAAGTTGGGACGAATACTTCATGAGGATAGCACACGATGTAGCTTCGAGATCTACGTGCTTAAGGCGTAAGGTTGGAGCAATACTTGTTAAGGACAAGAGGATTCTAGCTACAGGCTATAATGGTGCACCAAAAAATCTACCACACTGCATTAAATGCTTAAGAGAGGAGTTGGGGGTTCCATCAGGTCAGAGACATGAACTTTGCCGGGGAGTTCACGCTGAGCAGAATGCAATAATTCAAGCAGCCGTCTTCGGTGTTAGCACGAAGGGGGCCACGCTGTACACGACGACATTCCCTTGCGTTATATGTGCCAAGATGCTAATAAATGCTGAAATATCGGAGATAGTCTACGACTCGAACTACGAGGATCCAGAAGCAGCTAAACTACTTGGTGAGGCAAGGATCAAGGTTAGAGCATTTAGGTTGAGGAGCCAGTAA
- a CDS encoding ribonuclease HI family protein yields the protein MLIGRVYVDGASHGNPGPAGIGIVILNSEGRVLREHREFIGVHLTNNQAEYMAIIRALDLCSSIFSSGVLHVFSDSELLIRQLNGIYKVRSLNLKSLFIEVKRREKLFTTVHYHHVSREHNKKANELANKAVEEGLKGLKLT from the coding sequence ATGCTCATAGGTAGAGTGTACGTGGATGGAGCTTCCCATGGAAATCCAGGGCCAGCTGGAATAGGCATAGTGATATTGAACTCTGAGGGTAGAGTGCTTAGAGAGCACCGTGAGTTTATTGGGGTTCACCTCACTAATAACCAAGCCGAGTACATGGCGATCATAAGGGCCCTGGACCTCTGTTCATCGATCTTTTCGAGTGGAGTGCTACACGTGTTCAGCGACTCTGAGCTACTCATTAGACAGCTTAATGGAATCTACAAGGTTAGGAGTCTAAACCTGAAAAGCCTCTTTATAGAGGTTAAGCGTAGAGAGAAGCTCTTCACAACAGTACACTATCATCACGTCAGCCGCGAGCACAACAAAAAGGCAAATGAGTTAGCTAACAAGGCAGTAGAGGAGGGTCTCAAAGGGTTGAAGTTGACCTAA
- a CDS encoding DEAD/DEAH box helicase, with the protein MPSNRVDSSKLLSSLGYDFYSYVEAAVKPDVVEETFNDVIPQLSSGFPISGKKIYKHQLEALEALRSGFNVILRSGTGSGKTEAWLLYSLKYKVPTLAIYPTLALANDQIRRIRGYASALKLDVEVIDAATRDLLVKEKGRSKLRSILTGCDIVVTNPAFLLHEVRRVALKGGSLLDGFLLKLGLLVLDEVDFYGPREVALLLALIEIMTMMFKSKFQVAVLTAAIENPDELASFLDRVTGRETKIIEGKPFRVENRVYVVLGRNLKTVWEHLRAKRGDFERAGVGGDVIEALDSFELFKERIYNVIEAARAIGLHAPSLDFDPTDLLRSYIDDHGVTLVFTKSIAKAEEIARKLRAELPIAHRDCVAAHHHLASKDYRVMVEEAARQGIVKILISPRTLSQGIDIGTVVRIVHLGLPESLREFYQREGRKGRREELSFSETIILPSGKWDRDILSRGLSALKSWLQMPIEKVIINPDNKYLLLFKALLKFASPRLKDRLSGEEYQFLESLGMVRRGELTSRGEEALRNMNFYEYGPPYGVNRVMVEDGEVKYLESISHCDLVEKFQIGCIDYTSDGIVVEHRVGGKTGRMVTAVVEEKLREAALWRREALALALEEYEEAKVRWGEEPSILSDYVHGRLHSEIMCVVYPPKRGFGKYIKVPNRVLWRVVSSRSKLKTIDSRTITFRDYKVIEVPTATYGKYSDYTYGAYFELDPAEDLTLMRIGLALLMIVLRKKLRVPLETLMYSLGAIGEKKLMVIHEPESAGLIEKLDWLELKRLIEEYEPDPLDEVIMESFDEYAYSDFISLGLNWDLAKHYAVKAVEYMLLEHRIPIEFKGLQLAIPKPSRALKLASIDAVYLKLMDKADTGILSLAVYDGEDVKALTLYRDFGLMHPDPQAELILSSLVNQDFTILTYGFSQLLSSLSSGGFKTHVLILKSLTLEGKVIDVKECTTKSLGLSLAPLEEVERSLNIHRSVTLADVMSELENSRRRIVSEPPGSWINFTKYLREKVEVYLSESVKSMYLVYLVLKEYERRVRATK; encoded by the coding sequence TTGCCATCGAATAGGGTTGATTCATCAAAGCTGCTCTCAAGCTTGGGCTACGACTTTTACTCCTACGTTGAGGCTGCTGTGAAGCCTGATGTAGTTGAAGAGACGTTCAACGACGTGATTCCTCAGCTATCATCAGGCTTCCCTATATCAGGAAAGAAGATTTACAAGCATCAACTTGAAGCTCTCGAAGCATTGAGATCGGGGTTTAATGTGATATTGAGGTCTGGGACGGGCTCCGGTAAGACTGAGGCATGGCTGCTCTACTCCCTTAAGTACAAGGTCCCCACCTTAGCGATCTATCCAACTTTAGCATTAGCTAACGATCAGATTAGAAGGATTAGAGGTTACGCTTCAGCATTAAAGCTGGATGTAGAGGTAATAGATGCAGCTACGAGAGACCTCCTCGTGAAGGAGAAGGGGAGATCTAAGTTAAGATCAATCCTAACTGGTTGCGATATTGTGGTTACGAACCCAGCCTTCCTACTACACGAGGTTAGGAGGGTCGCTTTAAAGGGAGGGTCGCTTCTCGATGGCTTCCTCCTCAAGCTTGGATTACTCGTGTTGGATGAAGTGGATTTCTATGGTCCAAGAGAGGTAGCTCTACTCTTAGCCCTCATAGAGATTATGACGATGATGTTCAAGTCGAAATTTCAGGTTGCAGTTCTAACGGCAGCCATCGAGAACCCTGATGAGCTCGCCTCCTTCCTAGACAGGGTAACTGGAAGAGAGACTAAGATAATTGAGGGGAAGCCATTTAGAGTCGAGAATAGGGTTTATGTCGTCTTAGGGAGGAACCTGAAAACTGTATGGGAGCATCTTAGAGCTAAGCGAGGAGACTTCGAGAGAGCTGGTGTAGGAGGAGACGTCATTGAGGCCCTAGACAGCTTTGAGCTGTTTAAGGAGAGGATCTATAATGTCATTGAGGCTGCAAGAGCTATAGGCCTACACGCTCCAAGCCTAGACTTTGACCCAACAGACCTTCTGAGGTCGTATATCGATGATCATGGCGTGACCCTAGTGTTCACTAAGAGCATAGCAAAAGCTGAAGAGATAGCTCGAAAACTTAGAGCTGAGCTTCCAATAGCTCATAGGGATTGCGTAGCTGCTCACCACCACCTGGCCTCTAAGGACTATAGGGTAATGGTTGAGGAGGCTGCTCGACAGGGTATTGTAAAGATACTGATCTCGCCGAGAACTCTAAGTCAAGGCATAGACATAGGTACGGTGGTTAGGATAGTCCATTTAGGTCTACCAGAGAGTCTTAGAGAGTTCTATCAGCGTGAAGGGAGGAAGGGGAGAAGGGAGGAACTAAGCTTCTCAGAGACTATAATCCTACCAAGCGGCAAGTGGGATAGGGACATCCTATCGAGGGGGCTAAGCGCTCTAAAGTCTTGGCTTCAAATGCCGATAGAGAAGGTGATAATAAATCCAGATAATAAGTACCTACTTTTATTTAAGGCCCTGCTTAAGTTCGCTTCTCCAAGACTTAAAGATAGGCTGAGTGGGGAGGAATATCAGTTTCTAGAGAGCCTTGGCATGGTAAGGCGAGGTGAACTTACAAGCAGAGGTGAAGAGGCCTTAAGGAATATGAACTTCTACGAGTATGGACCTCCATACGGTGTGAACAGGGTCATGGTTGAAGATGGTGAGGTTAAGTACCTTGAGAGCATATCTCACTGCGATCTCGTTGAGAAGTTCCAGATAGGTTGCATAGACTACACCTCTGATGGTATCGTAGTAGAGCATAGAGTTGGAGGTAAAACTGGCAGGATGGTTACGGCTGTTGTGGAGGAGAAGCTTAGAGAAGCTGCATTGTGGAGGAGAGAGGCCTTAGCTTTAGCTCTCGAGGAGTACGAGGAGGCTAAGGTGAGGTGGGGGGAGGAGCCCTCCATACTCAGCGATTACGTCCATGGAAGGCTCCACTCAGAGATTATGTGTGTTGTATACCCACCTAAGAGAGGATTTGGTAAATACATTAAGGTGCCTAATAGGGTCTTGTGGAGGGTTGTAAGCTCCAGGTCAAAGCTCAAGACTATTGATAGCAGGACGATAACATTCAGGGATTACAAGGTAATAGAGGTTCCAACAGCTACTTATGGTAAGTACAGTGATTACACTTATGGAGCTTACTTTGAACTCGACCCTGCTGAGGATCTCACCCTCATGAGGATTGGGCTGGCCCTCCTAATGATAGTCCTTAGAAAGAAGCTTAGAGTGCCATTAGAGACGTTAATGTACAGTCTTGGAGCTATTGGAGAGAAGAAGCTCATGGTGATCCATGAACCTGAAAGTGCTGGACTAATTGAGAAGCTTGATTGGCTTGAATTAAAGAGGTTGATTGAGGAGTATGAGCCTGATCCTTTAGATGAGGTTATAATGGAGTCTTTTGATGAGTATGCTTACTCAGACTTCATATCTCTAGGTTTAAACTGGGATTTAGCTAAGCACTACGCTGTTAAAGCCGTTGAGTACATGCTTCTCGAGCACAGGATACCGATTGAGTTTAAGGGCTTGCAGCTAGCAATACCAAAGCCCTCGAGGGCCCTTAAGTTGGCATCTATTGATGCTGTCTACTTGAAGCTTATGGATAAGGCTGATACAGGAATATTGAGCCTAGCAGTGTACGATGGAGAGGATGTGAAAGCTTTAACCCTGTATAGAGATTTTGGTCTAATGCATCCAGACCCTCAAGCTGAGCTAATCTTATCATCACTCGTTAACCAGGACTTCACGATCCTCACCTACGGATTCAGTCAACTTCTGAGTTCATTATCTAGTGGAGGGTTTAAGACGCATGTCCTCATCTTAAAGTCCTTGACGTTAGAGGGCAAGGTAATTGATGTTAAGGAGTGTACAACTAAATCTCTTGGCTTGAGCTTAGCGCCATTAGAGGAGGTTGAGAGGTCCTTGAATATACATAGATCCGTCACGCTCGCTGACGTGATGAGTGAGCTTGAAAACTCGAGAAGGAGGATAGTGAGTGAGCCGCCGGGTTCATGGATCAACTTCACAAAGTACCTTAGAGAAAAAGTTGAGGTATACTTGAGTGAGAGCGTTAAATCCATGTACCTAGTGTACTTAGTGTTAAAGGAGTATGAGAGGAGAGTTAGAGCAACTAAGTGA
- a CDS encoding TRAP transporter fused permease subunit produces MTQVQSSGTFSRVARYVYLAVCLAITCYVMWYAGMLPMERARAVIPYLMLACTVILLDSVIGRSRLFGLRSPLLNRVLSIALIVLVVTSCIYFFQEYFAIYYYRMGIGNIYDVTLGAITLIIVLECCRKNVEKWIMIVAVAFMVYAYIGPYIPIEGLRHAGLPLTDLFRSLSADLPIGIFGDLTQIAFTWISAFVILAAFLRALGGFDTLFNLMRYMVSRGPHLVPQTGVVASALFGMFSGSAPANVAGTGVFTIPMNKRIGVPAKFAGAIESVASSGGLIVPPVMGAAAFIMAAVLGVPYIYICAVAVLPAVLYYLSTSVAVFCISRKYLDLSRAHTFLRDYPKVGLRVVMKVSVPFIVGLTLLVFLMAYYRMDPLIACFYTLISYIPLAFVYNYLVVFRGSKEKSSFKDYIKDFAKRSATAVEEGGTLAATVGVMLATINIITGVLTVTGLVLRWSMGLTHAVGYNLALLALAVWLIATLLGFGVSATGVYVITISIATVPFSILNVPPLIVHFFIFWIAVLSAITPPVAIAAATAAKIAEERFGAIAIESIKIGLPLFMICFSFFTWPELLLWSGQTFIAFLCMLFAVIGIPLGIYSSKYLEDVVKRRSLIALIRGALIILSALILVGRPLLLEYFEIMLAAIVAAISLWILINESRVYGRELAKYKVLST; encoded by the coding sequence ATGACGCAAGTACAATCTAGCGGAACTTTTTCAAGAGTCGCGAGATACGTCTACTTAGCGGTATGCCTAGCAATAACGTGCTACGTCATGTGGTATGCTGGTATGCTGCCCATGGAGAGAGCTCGAGCCGTAATACCGTACTTAATGTTGGCATGTACAGTCATACTATTAGACTCCGTCATTGGACGCAGTAGACTTTTTGGTCTAAGAAGCCCCCTACTTAATAGAGTGTTATCGATAGCATTGATAGTGCTTGTAGTTACAAGCTGCATATACTTCTTTCAAGAGTACTTCGCCATATACTACTACAGAATGGGTATAGGCAACATATATGACGTCACTCTCGGTGCCATAACCCTAATTATAGTGCTTGAATGTTGTAGAAAGAATGTCGAGAAGTGGATTATGATAGTGGCTGTGGCATTCATGGTCTACGCGTACATAGGGCCGTACATACCCATTGAGGGCTTAAGACACGCAGGCCTTCCTTTAACAGATCTATTCAGGTCTCTTTCAGCTGACTTACCTATAGGAATTTTTGGGGATCTCACACAAATAGCCTTCACGTGGATCTCAGCCTTCGTGATACTTGCAGCCTTCCTTAGAGCACTTGGTGGGTTTGACACGCTATTTAACCTAATGAGGTACATGGTGAGTCGAGGACCACACCTAGTACCTCAGACAGGTGTCGTAGCAAGCGCGCTCTTCGGCATGTTTAGCGGTAGCGCACCCGCAAATGTTGCTGGTACAGGTGTCTTCACGATACCGATGAATAAGCGTATTGGTGTGCCAGCAAAGTTTGCAGGAGCAATAGAGAGTGTTGCTTCAAGTGGAGGTTTAATAGTTCCACCGGTAATGGGGGCAGCGGCCTTCATCATGGCTGCAGTGCTTGGAGTACCTTACATATACATATGTGCTGTAGCAGTGTTGCCAGCAGTACTTTACTACTTGTCCACATCAGTAGCCGTCTTCTGCATATCGCGCAAGTACCTGGATCTATCAAGAGCACATACCTTCTTAAGGGACTACCCTAAGGTAGGGTTAAGAGTGGTTATGAAGGTTAGCGTGCCATTCATAGTTGGCTTGACCCTCTTAGTATTCTTAATGGCCTACTACCGAATGGACCCCCTAATCGCCTGCTTTTATACGCTCATTTCGTACATCCCCTTAGCATTCGTCTATAACTATCTCGTCGTCTTTAGAGGGTCTAAAGAGAAGTCATCGTTTAAAGACTACATCAAAGACTTTGCAAAAAGGTCTGCCACCGCTGTAGAGGAGGGAGGTACCCTAGCAGCTACTGTTGGAGTCATGCTCGCTACAATCAATATAATCACCGGTGTGCTCACAGTTACAGGGCTAGTTCTAAGATGGTCCATGGGCCTCACACACGCGGTAGGATACAACTTAGCGCTACTGGCACTAGCAGTATGGCTTATAGCCACACTACTTGGGTTCGGTGTATCTGCAACAGGCGTATACGTTATAACCATATCGATAGCTACAGTACCATTTTCAATTCTCAATGTACCGCCACTCATAGTTCACTTCTTCATATTCTGGATAGCCGTACTATCAGCAATAACACCACCAGTCGCTATTGCTGCAGCTACAGCAGCAAAAATTGCAGAAGAGAGGTTTGGTGCGATAGCCATTGAATCCATTAAGATAGGACTCCCACTATTCATGATATGCTTTAGCTTCTTCACATGGCCCGAACTACTATTATGGTCGGGTCAGACATTCATAGCCTTCCTATGCATGCTCTTCGCTGTAATCGGTATTCCACTAGGAATATACAGTAGCAAGTACTTGGAGGATGTGGTTAAGAGAAGGAGCTTAATTGCCCTCATAAGAGGGGCCCTAATCATACTGTCTGCCCTCATCCTGGTAGGTCGACCATTACTGCTAGAATACTTCGAGATTATGCTTGCCGCAATAGTAGCGGCCATATCACTTTGGATCTTAATTAATGAGAGCAGGGTATATGGTAGAGAGCTTGCTAAGTACAAAGTGCTATCAACATAA